The Mya arenaria isolate MELC-2E11 chromosome 16, ASM2691426v1 genome includes a window with the following:
- the LOC128222201 gene encoding mantle protein-like isoform X1 — protein sequence MKGLIVLLILGLSAAAFAEYRKKEPKIRWRTRFVPYPVHVPVDRPVVKYVPVEVVRHVPVRVVQKVPHPVPVVQKVPVVQTVQRKVPVYVDRPYPVPVMKKVPVPVHVPVAVHVPKPYPVHVPRPVPVHVPVKVPVVVPKPVHIIQKQKVPVMVPVDRPVYVERKVKVPVAVPKPYPVDRPYPVHVRVPVKTPVAVPVHVPVDRPYPVVVTRKVAVPHAVHVPVPVDRKIPVPYPVVQTRKVPVPVHVPVAVPKPVHIVRKVPVAVPQPYPVKQPFAVPVHVERKVPVPVAVPVKQPYPVRVNVPVEVKRPYPVPVVKTQVVERKVPYPVQVPVPVPVQSKKKQKGELRGSLLPHCCFL from the exons taCCATATCCAGTCC ATGTTCCAGTTGACCGACCAGTTGTGAAGTATGTACCGGTTGAGGTTGTGCGTCACGTTCCCGTGCGTGTCGTCCAGAAAGTTCCTCACCCAG TGCCCGTAGTACAGAAAGTTCCCGTCGTTCAGACAGTTCAGCGCAAGGTTCCAGTCTATGTGGACAGACCGTACCCAGTGCCTGTCATGAAGAAAGTGCCGGTGCCAGTTCATGTACCAG TTGCCGTCCACGTACCTAAGCCATACCCCGTACATGTTCCCAGGCCCGTACCGGTCCACGTTCCCGTGAAAG TACCAGTTGTCGTACCGAAACCCGTTCACATCATCCAGAAACAGAAGGTACCAGTTATGGTTCCTGTTGACCGACCTGTGTACGTGGAGCGAAAGGTGAAGGTCCCAGTCGCTGTCCCCAAACCTTACCCTGTGGATAGACCAT ATCCCGTCCACGTGCGAGTGCCGGTGAAGACTCCAGTAGCTGTACCCGTCCATGTACCTGTGGACCGTCCCT ACCCAGTGGTTGTGACGAGGAAGGTGGCCGTCCCACACGCCGTACACGTGCCAGTTCCCGTAGACAGGAAAATTCCCGTACCCTACCCCGTGGTGCAGACAAGGAAGGTGCCCGTCCCAGTACATGTACCAG TTGCGGTACCGAAACCCGTACACATTGTCCGCAAGGTGCCAGTTGCCGTACCGCAGCCGTACCCCGTCAAGCAGCCCTTTGCTGTTCCCGTTCACGTGGAGAGGAAAG TTCCAGTTCCCGTCGCTGTTCCCGTAAAGCAGCCCTACCCAGTCCGCGTAAACGTTCCG GTTGAGGTGAAGAGGCCGTACCCGGTGCCCGTGGTGAAGACCCAGGTGGTTGAAAGGAAGGTGCCGTACCCGGTCCAAGTGCCAGTACCAGTGCCCGTACAGTCCAAGA AGAAACAAAAAGGTGAGTTGAGGGGTAGCTTGCTTCCACACTGTTGCTTCTTATAA
- the LOC128222201 gene encoding uncharacterized protein LOC128222201 isoform X2 has translation MKGLIVLLILGLSAAAFAEYRKKEPKIRWRTRFVPYPVHVPVDRPVVKYVPVEVVRHVPVRVVQKVPHPVPVVQKVPVVQTVQRKVPVYVDRPYPVPVMKKVPVPVHVPVPVRVPKPVPITVPKPVHIRVPQRIPVVVPKPVHIIQKQKVPVMVPVDRPVYVERKVKVPVAVPKPYPVDRPYPVHVRVPVKTPVAVPVHVPVDRPYPVVVTRKVAVPHAVHVPVPVDRKIPVPYPVVQTRKVPVPVHVPVAVPKPVHIVRKVPVAVPQPYPVKQPFAVPVHVERKVPVPVAVPVKQPYPVRVNVPVEVKRPYPVPVVKTQVVERKVPYPVQVPVPVPVQSKKKQKGELRGSLLPHCCFL, from the exons taCCATATCCAGTCC ATGTTCCAGTTGACCGACCAGTTGTGAAGTATGTACCGGTTGAGGTTGTGCGTCACGTTCCCGTGCGTGTCGTCCAGAAAGTTCCTCACCCAG TGCCCGTAGTACAGAAAGTTCCCGTCGTTCAGACAGTTCAGCGCAAGGTTCCAGTCTATGTGGACAGACCGTACCCAGTGCCTGTCATGAAGAAAGTGCCGGTGCCAGTTCATGTACCAG TGCCTGTTCGAGTGCCAAAGCCAGTACCTATTACTGTGCCTAAACCTGTTCATATCAGAGTCCCTCAAAGGA TACCAGTTGTCGTACCGAAACCCGTTCACATCATCCAGAAACAGAAGGTACCAGTTATGGTTCCTGTTGACCGACCTGTGTACGTGGAGCGAAAGGTGAAGGTCCCAGTCGCTGTCCCCAAACCTTACCCTGTGGATAGACCAT ATCCCGTCCACGTGCGAGTGCCGGTGAAGACTCCAGTAGCTGTACCCGTCCATGTACCTGTGGACCGTCCCT ACCCAGTGGTTGTGACGAGGAAGGTGGCCGTCCCACACGCCGTACACGTGCCAGTTCCCGTAGACAGGAAAATTCCCGTACCCTACCCCGTGGTGCAGACAAGGAAGGTGCCCGTCCCAGTACATGTACCAG TTGCGGTACCGAAACCCGTACACATTGTCCGCAAGGTGCCAGTTGCCGTACCGCAGCCGTACCCCGTCAAGCAGCCCTTTGCTGTTCCCGTTCACGTGGAGAGGAAAG TTCCAGTTCCCGTCGCTGTTCCCGTAAAGCAGCCCTACCCAGTCCGCGTAAACGTTCCG GTTGAGGTGAAGAGGCCGTACCCGGTGCCCGTGGTGAAGACCCAGGTGGTTGAAAGGAAGGTGCCGTACCCGGTCCAAGTGCCAGTACCAGTGCCCGTACAGTCCAAGA AGAAACAAAAAGGTGAGTTGAGGGGTAGCTTGCTTCCACACTGTTGCTTCTTATAA